Proteins co-encoded in one Deinococcus arcticus genomic window:
- the cysS gene encoding cysteine--tRNA ligase → MTQSIPDPLIVLYDTLQRQKVPFVPGTPGRVGMYLCGPTVYSDAHLGHAKKEVAFDVIRRAFMHFGYQVRYVANITDVGHLQNDSDDGEDKMLARARLEQLEPMEVADKYLWSFVKDMEALNVLKPSINPRATGHITEQIALIEELMEKGHAYESGGSVYFDVRSWPGYGKLSGRKLDDQEEGTREAVREDKRDPRDFALWKRAEAGHIMRWDSPWGTGFPGWHIECSAMSLKYLGEGFDIHGGGLDLQFPHHEAEIAQAEAAGHAFARYWMHNNMLTIGGEKMSKSKGNFLTIQDVLSQHDPMVVRFLLVGSHYRSVTEFSDAAFESARSGYRRLTEALHEVERRLPGAPAGQDSALDARIAAHSAAFEDALRDDFNTPKAVAALFGLTTDLNAALNAGPVPQSTLTRARGAYRDLGGGVLGLFAEAGAPAAGRDDSEVVGALMDLVLKARQNYRLNKQYAEADELRATLTRVGVTVEDTKDGPRWKR, encoded by the coding sequence ATGACCCAGTCCATTCCCGATCCCCTTATCGTGCTGTACGACACGCTGCAACGCCAGAAGGTTCCCTTTGTGCCGGGCACGCCGGGCCGGGTGGGCATGTACCTGTGCGGACCCACCGTGTACAGCGACGCCCACCTGGGGCACGCCAAGAAAGAGGTGGCCTTTGACGTGATCCGCCGCGCCTTCATGCACTTCGGCTATCAGGTGCGCTACGTGGCCAACATCACCGATGTGGGGCACCTGCAAAACGACTCGGACGACGGCGAGGACAAGATGCTGGCCCGCGCCCGCCTGGAGCAGTTAGAGCCCATGGAAGTGGCCGACAAATACCTGTGGTCGTTCGTCAAGGACATGGAGGCGCTGAACGTCCTCAAGCCTTCGATCAATCCGCGCGCCACCGGGCACATCACCGAGCAGATTGCGCTGATTGAGGAGCTGATGGAAAAGGGCCACGCCTACGAGTCGGGGGGCAGCGTGTACTTCGACGTGCGGTCCTGGCCCGGGTACGGCAAACTCTCGGGCCGCAAGCTGGACGACCAGGAGGAAGGCACCCGCGAGGCCGTGCGCGAGGACAAACGCGATCCGCGCGACTTCGCCCTGTGGAAGCGCGCCGAGGCCGGGCACATCATGCGCTGGGACTCGCCGTGGGGTACAGGCTTTCCGGGCTGGCACATTGAATGCAGCGCCATGAGCCTGAAGTATCTGGGCGAGGGCTTCGACATTCACGGCGGCGGCCTGGACCTGCAGTTTCCCCACCACGAGGCCGAGATCGCCCAGGCCGAGGCTGCCGGGCACGCCTTTGCGCGCTACTGGATGCACAACAACATGCTGACCATTGGCGGCGAGAAGATGAGCAAGAGCAAGGGCAACTTTCTGACCATTCAGGACGTGCTCTCTCAGCACGACCCCATGGTGGTGCGCTTCCTGCTGGTGGGCAGCCACTACCGCTCGGTAACCGAATTCAGCGACGCCGCCTTTGAAAGCGCGCGCAGTGGCTACCGCCGCCTGACCGAGGCCCTGCACGAGGTCGAGCGCCGCCTGCCGGGCGCCCCCGCCGGGCAGGACAGCGCACTGGACGCCCGGATTGCGGCCCACAGCGCCGCTTTCGAAGACGCCCTGCGTGACGACTTCAACACCCCCAAGGCAGTGGCGGCCCTGTTTGGCCTGACCACCGACCTGAACGCGGCGCTGAACGCAGGGCCGGTGCCGCAGAGCACCCTGACGCGGGCCCGCGGTGCCTACCGGGACCTGGGCGGCGGCGTGCTGGGCCTGTTCGCCGAGGCGGGGGCCCCCGCCGCAGGGCGCGACGACAGCGAGGTGGTGGGGGCCCTGATGGACCTGGTGCTGAAAGCACGGCAGAATTACCGCCTGAACAAGCAGTACGCCGAGGCCGACGAGCTGCGCGCCACCCTCACCCGTGTGGGCGTGACCGTGGAGGACACCAAGGACGGGCCCCGCTGGAAACGCTGA
- a CDS encoding LysR family transcriptional regulator, translating to MNITSALRVRPPPPERHRRGPGPGMPPIGKPDPGAGRPGLHWGMLPDRLPPLPTLAQLRALLVVAEAGGFSEAAARTGASQSSLSEAVAKLEALTGRPLLRRGRGGAVPTPAGERLLTYARLSLQAAEDALHAAQEGEPLAGTVRVASFRSTATHLLPPALAAFRARYPGVRVHLLDGETEGGGEALVRGGQADAAFVIGEHSPDLRLTPLMVDEYLFVAPAARGAHPVALFELAQGPLLLPSGLNSCHRRVMAYLRRHGLQAEQITELGEDSVILGMVAHSLGVSVMPRLALTPLPGGVVALPLPEPLARPLALATLPHRAGLPLLRAFSATLLGTLHQLAAQGPLPAPAAAPASPLLH from the coding sequence ATGAACATCACCTCTGCCCTCAGGGTGCGCCCGCCGCCCCCGGAGCGCCATCGGCGGGGGCCGGGCCCCGGCATGCCGCCCATCGGCAAACCCGATCCCGGGGCTGGGCGGCCGGGTCTACACTGGGGCATGTTGCCGGACCGCCTGCCCCCACTGCCCACCCTGGCCCAGTTGCGGGCCCTGCTGGTGGTGGCCGAAGCCGGCGGATTCAGCGAGGCGGCGGCCCGCACGGGGGCGTCCCAGTCCTCGCTGAGTGAGGCGGTGGCCAAGCTGGAGGCGCTGACCGGGCGGCCGCTGCTGCGCCGGGGACGGGGAGGCGCCGTGCCCACCCCGGCAGGCGAGCGGCTGCTGACCTACGCCCGCCTGAGCCTGCAGGCCGCCGAGGACGCGCTGCACGCCGCGCAGGAGGGTGAACCCCTGGCCGGTACGGTGCGGGTGGCCTCGTTCCGCTCCACCGCCACCCACCTGCTGCCGCCCGCGCTGGCGGCCTTCCGCGCCCGCTATCCCGGCGTGCGCGTTCACCTGCTGGACGGCGAAACCGAGGGCGGCGGCGAGGCCCTGGTGCGCGGCGGACAGGCCGACGCCGCCTTTGTGATTGGCGAGCACAGCCCGGATCTGCGCCTGACGCCACTGATGGTGGATGAGTACCTGTTCGTGGCCCCGGCGGCGCGCGGCGCGCACCCGGTGGCGCTGTTCGAACTGGCGCAGGGCCCGCTGCTGCTGCCCAGCGGCCTGAATTCCTGCCACCGCCGCGTCATGGCCTACCTGCGCCGCCACGGCCTGCAGGCCGAACAGATCACCGAACTGGGCGAGGACAGCGTGATTCTGGGCATGGTGGCGCACAGCCTGGGGGTCAGCGTGATGCCCCGGCTGGCCCTGACCCCGCTGCCCGGCGGCGTGGTGGCCTTGCCACTGCCCGAACCGCTGGCCCGGCCCCTGGCGCTGGCCACCCTCCCCCACCGCGCCGGGCTGCCGCTGCTGCGCGCCTTCAGCGCCACGCTGCTGGGCACCCTGCACCAGCTGGCCGCCCAGGGGCCACTGCCCGCCCCGGCCGCCGCGCCCGCCTCGCCTTTGCTACATTAG